The following coding sequences lie in one Salvelinus namaycush isolate Seneca unplaced genomic scaffold, SaNama_1.0 Scaffold87, whole genome shotgun sequence genomic window:
- the LOC120043105 gene encoding uncharacterized protein LOC120043105 — MSVVSDTSLKRASPLHGCGLSESCEPLVALQDGTVAFSQEGFSKTAKKTLSLILNVIKCRLANSESSSVGQNASEECLIATNMLDSLLESLDLLPDMSAADEITRTECHTSNAMDKTGSQSALVSQQEMNISDTGIIVKTIMDTLKTDDPEMTSAEENLDRLLSIEALQDASGNLIAKVHGLIQEITIRRQLQSMTGHRSLSQPALPKPALRKLSKDDASELVYSFAHTSVSRLLGQCLGRPMPPTADRVLDQVIKLMTDMVMDSLTDLSKSAMEGDTSNAASDITHGVVADLNATEEFPARGLSPADVKADGMARLPSARGEETKKNRKWRFLPKIGKIPKIRMKLFKTKGEPKSHPEQDALPTKRLRETRISQNAECEVPEVPSTSPPKEDLTTTLAPAPQESQSRKRPLIVRVLRAISRAVSKPFRGAFGKKN; from the exons ATGTCAGTTGTGAGCGACACCAGTTTGAAGAGAGCCTCTCCTCTCCATGGTTGTGGATTGAGTGAAAGTTGTGAACCTCTTGTGGCTCTACAAGACGGAACAGTGGCATTCAGCCAAGAAGGCTTTAGCAAAACTGCAAAGAAGACACTCAGCTTGATCCTAAATGTGATCAAGTGCAGATTGGCCAACTCTGAGAGTTCATCTGTTGGGCAGAATGCAAGTGAGGAGTGTCTGATAGCCACTAACATGTTAGACTCTCTACTGGAGAGCCTTGACCTGTTGCCTGACATGAGCGCTGCCGATGAGATCACAAGGACAGAATGCCATACCTCTAACGCAATGGACAAGACAGGTTCACAGTCAGCGCTTGTGAGCCAACAAGAAATGAACATATCTGACACCGGTATCATAGTGAAAACTATAATGGACACATTGAAGACAGACGACCCAGAGATGACTTCAGCAGAAGAAAATCTGGATAGGCTTCTGTCAATTGAAGCCCTTCAAGATGCGTCTGGCAACCTGATCGCAAAGGTCCATGGTCTCATTCAGGAGATAACCATAAGACGCCAGCTTCAATCCATGACTGGCCACAGAAGCCTCTCTCAACCAGCGCTGCCAAAGCCAGCACTGAGGAAGCTGTCAAAGGACGATGCGTCAGAGCTCGTTTACAGCTTTGCCCACACTTCTGTTAGCAGACTCCTGGGGCAGTGTTTGGGTAGGCCTATGCCACCCACTGCTGACAGGGTTTTGGATCAGGTCATCAAGTTGATGACAGACATGGTGATGGACAGTCTGACTGATCTGTCCAAGTCTGCAATGGAGGGTG ACACCAGCAATGCCGCAAGTGACATCACTCATGGCGTTGTGGCTGACCTTAATGCTACTGAGGAATTCCCCGCCAGGGGCCTTAGCCCGGCTGATGTAAAGGCTGACGGCATGGCCCGCCTTCCCTCTGCCAGAGGGGAAGAGACTAAGAAGAACAGGAAGTGGCGCTTCCTACCCAAAATTGGCAAGATTCCAAAGATCAGGATGAAG CTGTTCAAGACAAAAGGGGAACCGAAGAGCCACCCTGAACAGGATGCGCTGCCTACCAAACGTCTCAGAGAGACTCGTATTTCACAGA ATGCTGAGTGTGAGGTTCCAGAGGTTCCATCCACTTCCCCacccaaggaggacctgacaaccACACTGGCCCCTGCTCCCCAGGAGTCCCAGTCCCGTAAACGCCCTCTCATAGTCAGGGTGTTACGAGCTATCTCCAGAGCCGTCTCCAAACCATTCAGAGGAGCTTTTGGGAAGAAGAATTAG